In one window of Dromaius novaehollandiae isolate bDroNov1 chromosome W, bDroNov1.hap1, whole genome shotgun sequence DNA:
- the LOC112995242 gene encoding mitochondrial outer membrane protein SLC25A46 produces MHPRRPEGFDGLGYRGGGREELGPGGRPFGGAAELSHWVTSPPDIPGSRNLHWGEKTPPFGAGTPLGGAALNEEPCLGAGGPGAEQLNRFAGFGIGLASLFTENVLAHPCIVLRRQCQVNYHARNYHLTPFTIVNIMYSINKTQGPRALWKGMGSTFIVQGITLGTEGIISEFTPLPRELSHKWNLKQIGGHLLLKGLTHVTAMPFYSASLIETVQSEIIRDNPGILDCVKEGIGRVVGMGVPHSKRLLPLMVLTFPTALHGVLHYVISSIVQKLVLFVLKRENSHNLPTESSTSVQSMLDAYFPELIASFAASLCADVMLYPLETVLHRLHIQGTRTIIDNTDLGYEVLPINTQYEGMRDCINTIKREEGMLGFYKGFGAVIVQYTLHVAVLQLTKIIYSTLLQNVS; encoded by the exons aTGCACCCGCGGCGCCCCGAGGGCTTCGACGGCCTCGGCtaccgcgggggcggccgggaggAGCTGGGCCCCGGCGGCAGGCCCTTCGGCGGCGCCGCGGAGCTGAGCCACTGGGTGACGAGCCCGCCCGATATCCCCGGCAGCCGCAACCTGCACTGGGGGGAGAAGACGCCGCCGTTCGGGGCGGGGACGCCGCTGGGGGGCGCCGCCCTCAACGAGGAGCCCTGCCTcggcgcggggggccccggcgccg agcAATTGAACAGATTTGCAGGCTTTGGTATTGGCCTCGCAAG cctATTTACAGAAAACGTGTTGGCACATCCTTGCATTGTCCTGCGTCGTCAGTGTCAG gTTAATTATCATGCTCGGAACTATCATCTCACTCCATTTACTATTGTCAATATTATGTACAGCATCAATAAGACACAG GGTCCAAGAGCTCTCTGGAAAGGAATGGGCAGCACTTTTATTGTCCAGGGCATAACCCTTGGAACAGAAGGCATCATCAGTGAATTTACACCTTTGCCAAg AGAGCTTTCACATAAATGGAACCTCAAGCAGATAGGTGGCCACCTTCTACTCAAAGG CTTAACACATGTGACAGCAATGCCTTTTTATTCTGCAAGCCTGATTGAAACTGTGCAG AGTGAAATCATTCGAGATAATCCTGGAATTCTGGACTGTGTGAAAGAAGGGATCGGCAGAGTTGTAGGCATGGGAGTACCCCATAGCAAGCGTCTCCTTCCTCTGATGGTGTTGACTTTTCCAACTGCTCTACATGGAGTTCTTCACTACGTCATCAGTTCCATCGTCCAGAAGCTTGTTCTGTTTGTTCTGAAAAGGGAGAATTCCCACAACCTCCCGACAGAGAGCTCCACTTCTGTGCAGAGCATGCTGGATGCGTATTTTCCAGAACTTATCGCTAGCTTTGCTGCTAGCCTTTGTGCTGATGTTATGCTTTACCCACTGGAGACAGTTTTACATCGCCTTCATATTCAAGGGACACGCACAATAATTGACAATACAGACCTTGGCTATGAAGTGCTTCCCATAAATACTCAGTACGAGGGCATGAGAGACTGCATAAATACTATAAAACGGGAAGAGGGGATGCTAGGTTTTTATAAAGGATTTGGAGCTGTTATAGTACAGTATACCTTGCATGTAGCAGTTTTACAGCTCACAAAAATTATTTACTCAACACTGCTTCAAAATGTTTCTTAA